The Pelecanus crispus isolate bPelCri1 chromosome 7, bPelCri1.pri, whole genome shotgun sequence genome includes a window with the following:
- the ACSBG1 gene encoding long-chain-fatty-acid--CoA ligase ACSBG1 isoform X1 yields the protein MPNSGETLAKKLQDENAMNISESYENGTFTDAQAVCRDLLPHLEETQDEGIEPTESLWTSFADGRVRLRIDNSCPQTPITVHQMFKESLEKYGSLNALASKKNGKWEKITFSEYYWLSRKAAKSFLKLGLERFHSVAILGFNSPEWFISAVGAVFAGGIVTGIYTTNSPEACHYIAHDSKTDIMVVENQKQLDKIMQIWNRLPHLKAVVLYKDSIPERHPNLYTMEEFLELGDDVSDTTLDDIINSQKPNQCCVLIYTSGTTGKPKGAMLSHDNITWTSAHCSRAGDMQPAEVQQESIVSYLPLSHIAAQIYDLWTGIKWGEQVYFAEPDALKGSLINTLREVQPTSHMGVPRVWEKIMEKLKDAFAQSGFMKKKILSWAMSLSLERNLNCSSSSDLKQFWTRLADYLVLAKIRNALGFSSCQKHFSGAAPLNTETLYFFLGLNITLYEAYGMSETTGPHCLSGPYIYRQHSCGKPVPGCRVKLMDKDTEGNGEICFWGRTVFMGYLNMEDKTKEAFDEDGWLHSGDLGKLDKDGFLYVTGRIKDLIITAGGENVPPIPIEDAVKKELPIVSNAMVIGDKKKFLSMLLTLKSVLDPDTSDPTDILTEQARDFCQKTGSKATKVSEIVATRDQAIYQAIQEGINKVNMNATNRVHCIQKWIVLPRDFSISGGELGPTMKLKRLTVLEKYRNEVNSFYEE from the exons aacCTTTACAGATGCACAGGCTGTCTGCAGAGATTTGCTGCCTCATTTGGAGGAGACCCAAGATGAAGGCATAGAGCCAACGG AGTCTCTGTGGACTTCCTTTGCTGATGGCAGAGTCAGACTGAGAATAGATAACTCCTGTCCACAGACTCCCATAACAGTTCATCAGATGTTCAAAGAGAGCCTAGAAAAATACGGATCCCTTAACGCTTTGGCCAGCAAAAAGAATGGAAAGTGGGAGAAGATAACTTTTTCAGAGTATTATTGGCtctccaggaaagcagccaAGAGCTTCTTGAAG cttgGTCTTGAACGATTCCACAGCGTAGCAATCCTTGGATTTAATTCTCCAGAATGGTTCATCTCAGCTGTTGGAGCTGTTTTTGCTGG AGGAATTGTCACAGGAATATATACAACCAATTCTCCAGAGGCCTGCCACTACATTGCTCATGACAGCAAAACCGATATCATGGTTGTGGAAAATCAGAAACAATTGGACAAGATAATGCAG ATCTGGAATCGCTTGCCACACTTGAAAGCTGTTGTGCTATATAAGGACTCCATTCCAGAGAGACACCCAAATTTGTATACG ATGGAAGAGTTTCTGGAGTTGGGAGATGACGTATCTGATACTACTTTGGATGATATTATTAACTCCCAAAAGCCGAATCAATGCTGTGTACTGATATACACATCTGGAACAACTGGGAAGCCAAAAGGAGCCATGCTGAGTCATGATAAT ATAACTTGGACATCAGCACattgcagcagagcaggagatATGCAACCTGCAGAGGTCCAACAGGAGTCTATAGTCAGTTATCTCCCACTCAGCCACATAGCTGCGCAGATATATGACCTGTGGACTGGAATCAAATGGGGAGAGCAAGTTTACTTTGCTGAGCCAGATGCTCTGAAG GGCAGCTTGATCAACACACTAAGAGAAGTGCAGCCAACATCTCACATGGGAGTTCCCCGAGTATGGGAGAAAATCATGGAGAAATTAAAGGATGCTTTTGCTCAGTCAGGttttatgaagaagaaaatcctgTCGTGGGCAATGTCACTTAGCTTAGAGAGAAACCTGAACTGTTCAAGCAG CAGTGATTTAAAGCAGTTCTGGACAAGGTTAGCAGACTACTTAGTGCTTGCAAAAATACGCAATGCACtgggtttttcttcctgtcagaAGCACTTTTCTGGTGCTGCTCCTCTCAATACAGAAacactgtatttcttcttgggTCTGAACATCACCCTGTATGAGGCCTATGGAATGAGCGAGACCACAGGCCCACATTGCCTATCTGGGCCCTATATTTACAGGCAGCACAG CTGTGGTAAACCAGTACCTGGCTGCAGAGTGAAATTGATGGACAAAGATACAGAAGGCAATGGAGAAATCTGTTTCTGGGGAAGGACTGTTTTCATGGGTTATTTAAATatggaagacaaaacaaaagaagccTTTGATGAGGATGGGTGGCTGCATTCTGGAGATTTAGGAAAACTAGACAAGGATGGCTTTCTCTATGTCACTGGAAGAATTAAag ATTTGATTATTACAGCTGGAGGTGAAAACGTGCCTCCAATTCCAATTGAAGATGCCGTTAAAAAAGAACTCCCAATTGTTAGTAATGCTATGGTGATTGGAgataaaaagaagtttttgtCAATGTTGCTGACTCTAAAG AGTGTGCTGGACCCAGATACGTCTGATCCCACTGACATTCTCACTGAGCAAGCTAGAGACTTCTGCCAGAAGACTGGTAGTAAAGCTACTAAAGTATCAGAGATTGTAGCTACAAGAGACCAGGCGATCTACCAGGCCATTCAGGAGGGAATCAACAAAGTCAACATGAACGCTACTAATAGAGTTCATTGTATTCAAAAATGGATAGTCCTGCCAagagatttttccatttctgggGGAGAACTAG GTCCAACAATGAAGTTAAAACGGCTCACTGTGCTTGAGAAGTACAGAAATGAAGTAAACTCCTTCTATGAAGAATAA
- the IDH3A gene encoding isocitrate dehydrogenase [NAD] subunit alpha, mitochondrial: MAAAAWVPTVSRLLGAFKNQKQVTRSFGSAVQTVTLIPGDGIGPEISAAVMKIFDAAKAPIQWEERNVTAIQGPGGKWMIPPDAKESMDKNKMGLKGPLKTPIAAGHPSMNLLLRKTFDLYANVRPCVSIEGYKTPYTDVNIVTIRENTEGEYSGIEHVIVEGVVQSIKLITEAASKRIAEFAFEYARNNQRSHVTAVHKANIMRMSDGLFLRKCREAAENCKDIKFNEMYLDTVCLNMVQDPSQFDVLVMPNLYGDILSDLCAGLIGGLGVTPSGNIGANGVAIFESVHGTAPDIAGKDLANPTALLLSAVMMLRHMGLHKHATKIETACFDTIKDGKILTKDLGGSAKCSEFTEEICRRVQDTD; encoded by the exons GTACAAACAGTAACTTTAATCCCAGGAGATGGCATAGGACCTGAGATTTCTGCTGCTGTCATGAAGATCTTTGATGCTGCCAAA GCTCCTATTCAGTGGGAAGAGAGGAATGTTACAGCTATCCAAGGACCAGGAGGGAAGTGGATGATACCTCCAGATGCCAAAGAATCCATGGATAAAAACAAAATGGGATTAAAAG ggCCTTTAAAGACCCCTATTGCTGCAGGACACCCATCAATGAATCTGCTTCTGCGAAAAACCTTTGATCTTTATGCAAACGTACGTCCCTGTGTCTCAATTGAAGGGTACAAAACCCCATATACAGATGTGAACATTGTCACAATTCGAGAGAACACAGAAGGCGAATACAGTGGAATTGAGCATGTG ATTGTTGAAGGTGTTGTGCAAAGCATCAAACTGATCACAGAAGCAGCTAGCAAGCGTATTGCAGAATTTGCTTTTGAGTATGCCAGAAATAATCAGAGGAGCCATGTTACTGCTGTGCACAAGGCAAATATTAT GAGAATGTCAGATGGGCTTTTCTTGAGAAaatgcagggaggcagcagaaaactgtaaagatattaaatttaATGAAATGTATCTGGATACTGTGTGTCTGAAT ATGGTTCAGGATCCATCACAATTTGATGTGCTTGTTATGCCAAACTTATATGGTGACATCCTCAG tgactTGTGTGCTGGACTGATTGGGGGTCTTGGAGTAACACCAAGTGGAAATATTGGTGCTAATGGAGTTGCAATTTTTGAATCG GTTCATGGAACGGCACCAGACATCGCAGGAAAAGACTTGGCAAATCCAACTGCCCTTCTTCTGAGTGCTGTAATGATGTTGCGTCACATGGGACTACACAAACATGCCACAAAAATTGAGACAGCTTGCTTTGATACAATTAAAGATGGAAAG atctTGACAAAAGACTTGGGAGGTAGCGCCAAGTGTTCCGAATTCACAGAGGAGATCTGCCGCAGAGTACAGGACACAGACTAA
- the ACSBG1 gene encoding long-chain-fatty-acid--CoA ligase ACSBG1 isoform X2, whose protein sequence is MPNSGETLAKKLQDENAMNISESYENGTFTDAQAVCRDLLPHLEETQDEGIEPTESLWTSFADGRVRLRIDNSCPQTPITVHQMFKESLEKYGSLNALASKKNGKWEKITFSEYYWLSRKAAKSFLKLGLERFHSVAILGFNSPEWFISAVGAVFAGGIVTGIYTTNSPEACHYIAHDSKTDIMVVENQKQLDKIMQIWNRLPHLKAVVLYKDSIPERHPNLYTMEEFLELGDDVSDTTLDDIINSQKPNQCCVLIYTSGTTGKPKGAMLSHDNITWTSAHCSRAGDMQPAEVQQESIVSYLPLSHIAAQIYDLWTGIKWGEQVYFAEPDALKGSLINTLREVQPTSHMGVPRVWEKIMEKLKDAFAQSGFMKKKILSWAMSLSLERNLNCSSSDLKQFWTRLADYLVLAKIRNALGFSSCQKHFSGAAPLNTETLYFFLGLNITLYEAYGMSETTGPHCLSGPYIYRQHSCGKPVPGCRVKLMDKDTEGNGEICFWGRTVFMGYLNMEDKTKEAFDEDGWLHSGDLGKLDKDGFLYVTGRIKDLIITAGGENVPPIPIEDAVKKELPIVSNAMVIGDKKKFLSMLLTLKSVLDPDTSDPTDILTEQARDFCQKTGSKATKVSEIVATRDQAIYQAIQEGINKVNMNATNRVHCIQKWIVLPRDFSISGGELGPTMKLKRLTVLEKYRNEVNSFYEE, encoded by the exons aacCTTTACAGATGCACAGGCTGTCTGCAGAGATTTGCTGCCTCATTTGGAGGAGACCCAAGATGAAGGCATAGAGCCAACGG AGTCTCTGTGGACTTCCTTTGCTGATGGCAGAGTCAGACTGAGAATAGATAACTCCTGTCCACAGACTCCCATAACAGTTCATCAGATGTTCAAAGAGAGCCTAGAAAAATACGGATCCCTTAACGCTTTGGCCAGCAAAAAGAATGGAAAGTGGGAGAAGATAACTTTTTCAGAGTATTATTGGCtctccaggaaagcagccaAGAGCTTCTTGAAG cttgGTCTTGAACGATTCCACAGCGTAGCAATCCTTGGATTTAATTCTCCAGAATGGTTCATCTCAGCTGTTGGAGCTGTTTTTGCTGG AGGAATTGTCACAGGAATATATACAACCAATTCTCCAGAGGCCTGCCACTACATTGCTCATGACAGCAAAACCGATATCATGGTTGTGGAAAATCAGAAACAATTGGACAAGATAATGCAG ATCTGGAATCGCTTGCCACACTTGAAAGCTGTTGTGCTATATAAGGACTCCATTCCAGAGAGACACCCAAATTTGTATACG ATGGAAGAGTTTCTGGAGTTGGGAGATGACGTATCTGATACTACTTTGGATGATATTATTAACTCCCAAAAGCCGAATCAATGCTGTGTACTGATATACACATCTGGAACAACTGGGAAGCCAAAAGGAGCCATGCTGAGTCATGATAAT ATAACTTGGACATCAGCACattgcagcagagcaggagatATGCAACCTGCAGAGGTCCAACAGGAGTCTATAGTCAGTTATCTCCCACTCAGCCACATAGCTGCGCAGATATATGACCTGTGGACTGGAATCAAATGGGGAGAGCAAGTTTACTTTGCTGAGCCAGATGCTCTGAAG GGCAGCTTGATCAACACACTAAGAGAAGTGCAGCCAACATCTCACATGGGAGTTCCCCGAGTATGGGAGAAAATCATGGAGAAATTAAAGGATGCTTTTGCTCAGTCAGGttttatgaagaagaaaatcctgTCGTGGGCAATGTCACTTAGCTTAGAGAGAAACCTGAACTGTTCAAGCAG TGATTTAAAGCAGTTCTGGACAAGGTTAGCAGACTACTTAGTGCTTGCAAAAATACGCAATGCACtgggtttttcttcctgtcagaAGCACTTTTCTGGTGCTGCTCCTCTCAATACAGAAacactgtatttcttcttgggTCTGAACATCACCCTGTATGAGGCCTATGGAATGAGCGAGACCACAGGCCCACATTGCCTATCTGGGCCCTATATTTACAGGCAGCACAG CTGTGGTAAACCAGTACCTGGCTGCAGAGTGAAATTGATGGACAAAGATACAGAAGGCAATGGAGAAATCTGTTTCTGGGGAAGGACTGTTTTCATGGGTTATTTAAATatggaagacaaaacaaaagaagccTTTGATGAGGATGGGTGGCTGCATTCTGGAGATTTAGGAAAACTAGACAAGGATGGCTTTCTCTATGTCACTGGAAGAATTAAag ATTTGATTATTACAGCTGGAGGTGAAAACGTGCCTCCAATTCCAATTGAAGATGCCGTTAAAAAAGAACTCCCAATTGTTAGTAATGCTATGGTGATTGGAgataaaaagaagtttttgtCAATGTTGCTGACTCTAAAG AGTGTGCTGGACCCAGATACGTCTGATCCCACTGACATTCTCACTGAGCAAGCTAGAGACTTCTGCCAGAAGACTGGTAGTAAAGCTACTAAAGTATCAGAGATTGTAGCTACAAGAGACCAGGCGATCTACCAGGCCATTCAGGAGGGAATCAACAAAGTCAACATGAACGCTACTAATAGAGTTCATTGTATTCAAAAATGGATAGTCCTGCCAagagatttttccatttctgggGGAGAACTAG GTCCAACAATGAAGTTAAAACGGCTCACTGTGCTTGAGAAGTACAGAAATGAAGTAAACTCCTTCTATGAAGAATAA